One region of Rhodocaloribacter litoris genomic DNA includes:
- the ftsZ gene encoding cell division protein FtsZ, whose protein sequence is METFSNSFAFDDLSSEREDAKICVIGVGGGGGNAINNMMEQGIQGVEFIAINTDAQALEANRAPHKIQAGRGLTKGLGAGARPSVGAEAVEESREEIETLLRGFDMAFITAGMGGGTGTGGAPVVAAIARRLGILSVAIVTKPFLAEGRRRMQAAEAGIALLRDNVDTLITISNERLLDLVPEATLIEAFKKADEVLYNATRGISDLITVHGLINLDFADVKTTMKDGGTALMGSATASGENRAEKAAIEAISSPLLEGVEIAGARNVLVNITAGRSLGIREATQATSIIQREAGDDVEVIFGTVIDESMGDDLRITVIATGFDKDKSQKGQGMRRTVPLQPEGAVAPYKGEENLKQLDVPAYVRRAPVSVPADEDEGRRVHRLQMEGVKERSDRIRKDDTEIPAFLRKMMD, encoded by the coding sequence ATGGAAACGTTCAGCAACAGCTTTGCCTTCGACGACCTTTCCAGCGAGCGTGAAGACGCGAAGATCTGCGTCATCGGCGTCGGTGGAGGGGGCGGCAACGCCATCAACAACATGATGGAGCAGGGCATTCAGGGCGTCGAGTTTATCGCCATCAACACCGATGCGCAGGCGCTGGAGGCCAACCGGGCGCCGCACAAGATCCAGGCCGGGCGCGGCCTGACGAAGGGCCTCGGCGCGGGCGCCCGCCCGAGCGTCGGCGCCGAAGCCGTCGAGGAGAGCCGGGAGGAGATCGAAACCCTCCTGCGCGGCTTCGACATGGCCTTCATCACGGCCGGCATGGGAGGGGGCACCGGGACCGGCGGGGCGCCCGTCGTGGCCGCCATCGCCCGCCGGCTCGGCATCCTCTCCGTCGCCATCGTCACCAAGCCGTTCCTGGCCGAAGGCCGGCGCCGGATGCAGGCCGCCGAAGCCGGCATCGCCCTGCTGCGCGACAACGTCGATACCCTCATCACCATCTCGAACGAGCGCCTGCTCGACCTCGTCCCGGAGGCCACGCTCATTGAGGCCTTCAAGAAGGCGGACGAGGTGCTCTACAACGCCACGCGCGGCATCAGCGACCTGATCACCGTGCACGGCCTGATCAACCTCGACTTCGCCGACGTGAAGACGACCATGAAGGACGGCGGCACCGCGCTCATGGGCTCGGCCACCGCCTCGGGCGAGAACCGCGCCGAGAAGGCGGCCATCGAGGCCATCTCCAGCCCGCTGCTCGAAGGCGTCGAGATCGCCGGGGCCCGCAACGTGCTGGTCAACATCACCGCGGGGCGCTCGCTCGGCATCCGGGAAGCCACGCAGGCCACGAGCATCATCCAGCGCGAGGCCGGCGACGACGTGGAGGTCATCTTCGGTACGGTCATCGACGAGTCGATGGGCGACGACCTGCGCATCACCGTCATTGCCACCGGCTTCGACAAAGACAAATCTCAGAAAGGGCAGGGTATGCGCCGGACGGTCCCGCTGCAGCCCGAGGGGGCCGTCGCTCCCTACAAGGGCGAGGAGAACCTGAAGCAGCTCGATGTGCCCGCCTACGTTCGCCGGGCTCCGGTCTCCGTACCGGCCGACGAAGACGAGGGCCGCAGGGTGCATCGCCTCCAGATGGAGGGGGTCAAGGAGCGTTCCGACCGTATCCGCAAAGACGACACCGAGATCCCGGCGTTCCTGCGCAAGATGATGGACTGA
- the ftsA gene encoding cell division protein FtsA, whose amino-acid sequence MNERIVVGLDIGTTKVCAVVASVDELGRINVLGMGLAPSDGLNRGVVVNIDRTVAAVREAVSEAERMAGVRVRSVIVGIAGDHVQSLQSRGVITISNRDGEITEADVQRLLEDTTHLAMPADREILHVIPQDFIVDGQDGVADPVGMSGVRLEANVHIITGLVSAAKNIYRCVEKAGYQVADLVLEPLGSSFAVLHPDEKEVGVALIDIGGGTTDIAVFEDNTIRHTAVIAIAGNQVTDDIRKVLGVMRDQAERLKCDFGTAIVDMVDEDERIGIPGIGGRPDKSIGRSTLAQIIQPRMEEILEIAAIEIKRSGYMRHLAAGAVLTGGGSLIPGTAELATEILGMETRLGRPMGVSGGLVEEVSDPKFATAVGLVLYGLRPELLGGTPFRGEMGSLIETESIPGQGLVAKIAGRMKTWFDEL is encoded by the coding sequence TCTGCGCGGTCGTCGCGTCGGTGGACGAGCTGGGCCGCATCAACGTGCTCGGGATGGGGCTGGCCCCCTCCGACGGGCTCAACCGGGGTGTGGTGGTCAACATCGACCGGACGGTGGCCGCCGTGCGCGAGGCCGTCTCCGAAGCCGAGCGCATGGCCGGCGTGCGCGTGCGGAGCGTCATCGTCGGCATCGCCGGGGACCACGTGCAGAGCCTCCAGAGCCGGGGGGTCATCACCATCTCGAACCGTGACGGCGAGATCACCGAGGCCGACGTGCAGCGCCTGCTCGAGGACACCACGCACCTGGCCATGCCCGCCGACCGCGAGATCCTGCACGTCATCCCGCAGGACTTCATCGTCGACGGGCAGGACGGCGTGGCCGACCCCGTCGGCATGAGCGGGGTGCGTCTGGAAGCCAACGTGCACATCATCACCGGGCTCGTCTCCGCCGCCAAGAACATCTACCGGTGCGTCGAGAAGGCAGGCTATCAGGTGGCCGACCTGGTCCTCGAACCGCTCGGCTCTTCTTTCGCCGTGCTCCATCCCGACGAGAAGGAGGTCGGCGTGGCCCTGATCGATATCGGCGGCGGCACCACCGATATCGCCGTCTTCGAGGACAACACCATCCGCCACACCGCCGTCATCGCCATCGCCGGCAACCAGGTCACCGACGACATCCGCAAGGTCCTCGGGGTGATGCGGGACCAGGCCGAGCGCCTCAAGTGCGACTTCGGCACCGCCATCGTGGACATGGTCGACGAGGACGAGCGGATCGGCATCCCGGGCATCGGCGGCCGGCCGGACAAGAGCATCGGCCGCAGCACGCTGGCGCAGATCATCCAGCCGCGCATGGAGGAGATCCTCGAGATCGCGGCCATCGAGATCAAACGGAGCGGCTACATGCGGCATCTGGCCGCCGGCGCAGTGCTCACCGGCGGCGGGTCGCTCATCCCCGGAACGGCCGAGCTGGCCACCGAAATCCTGGGCATGGAGACACGCCTGGGCCGGCCCATGGGCGTCTCCGGCGGCCTGGTCGAGGAAGTGTCCGACCCGAAGTTCGCCACCGCCGTCGGCCTGGTGCTCTATGGCCTGCGCCCCGAACTGCTCGGCGGGACGCCCTTCCGGGGCGAGATGGGCAGCCTCATCGAGACCGAATCGATCCCGGGCCAGGGTCTCGTCGCCAAAATCGCAGGGCGCATGAAGACCTGGTTCGACGAACTCTGA